The stretch of DNA ATATACCCATGCCAACATATTCACAAAGTGACGATGACTATTCCCTTCTTAAAATAAATTTAGCCAGAAAAGATGAAATGAACTCAATTTATTAATTATCTCTGCCACAAATGAAATTGCCTATTGCCACAGGACTATTTCTAAAgtagtaaaaaataaatagcattcACAACCTGCTCATTAGCATTTAGCAGTTAACTAAAACCTTGGAAATTAAAGATGGTAAGCGCACTGGTGGCATGGAGGAACGCAGGTCTGTGGCTGCATGAAGAAGGTGTGGACAGGTACATATGCAGAGTCAGTGGTGAAAGAGAGATGGCCAGATGAGGAGAGCAAGCAGCAGCCAGTAGCCCAGCACACGGCGGTTCATAGGAAGCAACATGGAGACACCGCACTCTTCATGGCGATTAAGAGCGGCCACACAACTGGCAGCACTGTCCGATCAAACAGTTGGTGAAGTATTGGAAATTAGATTTGTCGCAAGTCAGTTTTGCCAGACTAAACCCTCTTAAATGAATCAGATTTTAGTGTACTCCTAACACTCTACAAGGAGTACTAGGtaccatgaattctctcaaacaaTATGGAATGAAAGAAATGTAACTAGCTTCTAAGCTTCAGAATGTGCCAATTTTGCTACCTATCCATTTAGTGTAAAGTACCTAGTTTTCTTAATGTAATTGTCTTCAGTTTCCAACCATTATAAACACTTGCACTGCATGCTATGCACCAATACTAACATTATACAATTGTCGAGTATATCATCTAGTTCAGTTCTTATAGAATAAAATGCATTTTTTCCTTCACTTTTTTATAAGGGAACTCAACATCAAGGTCACCAGGGGTTTCAATTAATTAAGGGAAGTCAACATCAGAATACATAGTTACAGTATTACAACTTGCTACAGAAGCATAATTGGCTAGCTACCTTGTTTTTCAAGGCATAATCATCACATAGAATGTCAAAAGACAATGGAttataaaaagcaaaacaaaacaaaaaaactacatATTAAAAAGATCATCAAGCATAGAAAAGAAGGTGACatgatcacatgagtgttagcttaATGCTAAAGaatggaacacaaatccatcaaccCAATTATGAAAACATAAATTGGTTTAGGAATGCTATTACCTGCAGCGTAGACACATTCAAATGCATGGACGAATTCATGCACATCGAATATGTGCTCGTGGGTCCTGGGAAGTTTCTTTAACTGCAATGAGTCAAGCTCAAACATAAACAGGCCGATAAACGTCTTCAAGAGTATCACATTATTCTTCTCAGCAAACCCTAGTATCCCTGTGCCCGCCTTATGTTCATTCTCGCAAAGTAGCTTGTACTTCTTCTCTTCATTCAGTGAAAGTAGCTTGTCCAGCTCAATGACTCTTACGATCACCCATGAACCAACGCCATCACAATCTGTCTTCCAGTTGTATAACACGGCCTTGTAGTCCCACTCTAACAGACAGAGGAAACCAAGCCCACCCCCATCAGCCTGCAAAATCGAGTAGTGGCTCCTGTGCATCATATGCAATTGCCGCGGCACAGGTATCACAATTAATCTCTCCGTACCCAAATCAAACTCAAGGATGCTTGATGAACTACCAACAAGGATCCAGTAAAGCGAATTCCCAGCGAGCACAGCAGGCTTGGCCATATCTCCTAAGAAGTCCCAGGATGGAAGCAATGTCGAGGTGGGATTACCCCATTCGCGGGTCTCGGACGAGTAAATCCAGGCGATCAATCTTCTATTTTGTTTTTCCTCCTCTGCCATCAACAAGACTACCTGGAACTGGTCTAATCCGGCACGGCGAAGCACCGCCCCGTTGTTCCACCATGAGAGCTTAACATCATCAGGCACCAGGGGAACAGGAATGGGGTGCTGGTCGCCGCTGACAGGATCCCACACCAGGACCGGGCGCCACGATGCCAGGGGTGTTTTTGTTTTCTCGGGGCACCTCCAAGGTAGCCGGAGAATGAGGACGAGACCATCGCGGCATCCAAGGAGCGCGCGGTAGCCGTCCTCTGGGTCGGCCGGCAAGTAGAAGCGGCCCTCCGGCAGACGATTGGGGCGATCCATGGTTGGTACGAAGTAGATGTCCCGAGAACTTCCCTCCGCGAAACTAATATAGAAGAAACCGAGAAGAGGAGCGTtgcggcggtggtggaggcggaagCGGCGGAGGAAACCTGGATCTGAGACGAGGCTGCGCCAGAGATTGCACACGAGGGAGGCGCGCGGGATGGAGGACGGCtgcggcgggaggcggaggaggaccTCGGAGAGCAGGTCATCGTTCTCCAGCGGCGGCCGCGCCGTCAAGCGGAGGCGGCGATGGCTCGTCATCCCTCCCGTCCCCTCCCGATCCCGACTGCTCCTCGTGCGGGAAGTCAAATCTGAGATTGTGGTGTAGTGTAGAGGACTAGGGCGAGACTCACACTGCGCGTC from Triticum dicoccoides isolate Atlit2015 ecotype Zavitan chromosome 6A, WEW_v2.0, whole genome shotgun sequence encodes:
- the LOC119315609 gene encoding uncharacterized protein LOC119315609, which translates into the protein MTSHRRLRLTARPPLENDDLLSEVLLRLPPQPSSIPRASLVCNLWRSLVSDPGFLRRFRLHHRRNAPLLGFFYISFAEGSSRDIYFVPTMDRPNRLPEGRFYLPADPEDGYRALLGCRDGLVLILRLPWRCPEKTKTPLASWRPVLVWDPVSGDQHPIPVPLVPDDVKLSWWNNGAVLRRAGLDQFQVVLLMAEEEKQNRRLIAWIYSSETREWGNPTSTLLPSWDFLGDMAKPAVLAGNSLYWILVGSSSSILEFDLGTERLIVIPVPRQLHMMHRSHYSILQADGGGLGFLCLLEWDYKAVLYNWKTDCDGVGSWVIVRVIELDKLLSLNEEKKYKLLCENEHKAGTGILGFAEKNNVILLKTFIGLFMFELDSLQLKKLPRTHEHIFDVHEFVHAFECVYAAGTGFGGGHDGAEVLHNA